The Christiangramia salexigens genome includes the window TTTGATCAGCGCTTTATCCCGGCACTGGATGCATTTAATTACATTCTTTACCGGTATCCGGCTAGTGATAATATAAATCACGCACGCATATGGCGTGAAAAGACCAATATCAGGCTTGAAAATGAAAAGCTGGCCATTAAGAATCTTAAGAAAATACTCGATTCAGACCGATTGGAGAAACAGGATATTGCCGATGCCAATGCAAGTCTTGCACAGGCATATATCAATCTGAATCATCTGGATAGCGCAGTAACCAGAATAAGCCGTGCCGCAGAATTCACAAAAAAAGACTCTGAAAAAGGCCGTTATTATTTCATACTTGGACAATTACACAATAATCTTGGCGAAACCCGGGAAGCTAATCTTGCTTTTGATGAGGTTATTGAGATGAACCGTAAGTCGCCAAGGATTTACCTGGTGAATGCTTATGTGCAAAAAGCCAGGAATTATGATCTAAGTAATGGGAATGAAGAATATTTATTGGACTTATTAACTGAGCTGGAAAAAGACAGGGAAAACAGACCTTATCTTGATAAGATATATTTTCAGCTTGGGGAATATTACAACAAACTTGACTCTACTGCACTGGCAGTGGAATATTATAATAAATCACTTAGATCTCCCTCGAGTGATGTGTATCTTAAATCTATCAATTACGAGATCCTTGCGAATATAGAGTTTGATCAAGCTAACTATGAAACTGCCGGTAAATATTATGATAGCACGCTAACCTATATGTCTCCGGAACTACTTGAATTCAGAAGCATCAAAAAGAAACGTGAAAACCTTGAGGATGTTATTAGATATGAAAGGATTGCCGATGAGACCGATAGTATCCTAAGCTTATCTAAGTTGTCTGAAGAAGATCAAATCGCTTATTTCAAGGACTATACAGATAAAATGAAGACCATGGCTATTAAAGACATGGAGAAAGGCGAATTGCCGGTTTATACTTCTGCAATTGGCCCGCCTGCTGCTTTTCCTCCTGCAGCTGTTCCTTCGGCCGGAGGGGATGCAAATTCAGCGAATAGCTTCTATTTTTATAATCCAATCAGATTATCCCGTGGTGCACAGGAGTTTTTACGGGTTTGGGGGAGCAGAGAACTTGCCGATAACTGGAGATGGGGATCTTCTGCTGTAAAGCAAAGCTCGATCAATGCACGAGAGAGGATCGTGGATATAAACCTGGACAATAATCCGGTTTATGATCCCATGACCTATGTAAGCCAGATCCCGAATAAAAAGACTGTGTTGGACAGCCTTGCTACTCAGCGTAACCTCGCTTATTATCAGTTAGGCATCATTTACAATGAAAATTACAGGGAATATGAACTGGCAGCAGAAAGACTGGAATTTTTACTGGAAAATGAACCCGAGGAAAGGTTGATTCTTCCGGCTAAATATAATTTATATAAAATCTACGGTGCGCAGGCAAGGATTGCAGAACAGGATAGAATAAAGCAGGATATACTTACTAACTACCCGGATTCCAGATATGCTCAGTTCATTAGAAATCCGGAAAGTATAGATAAAGAGATTAATAGTCCTGAAGCTCTTTATGGCGAATTGTATAAGGAGTTTGAAAACCAACGCTATCAATATGTACTGGAAAAGGCTAACGAATATATTGCTCAGTTTACCGGTGATCCAATAATTCCAAAGCTAGAGTTACTCAAGGC containing:
- a CDS encoding tetratricopeptide repeat protein, producing the protein MNTITRFTLFLLLSATVLSCSRKKNSFINRNFHAVTAEYNTLYNGRLAIEQGREEIDQNYADNYWDILPVERLDVDEKILLPDSVRNKNFGRAEEKAVKAIQKHSMQIKGKEQNPQMDEAYLLLGKSRYFDQRFIPALDAFNYILYRYPASDNINHARIWREKTNIRLENEKLAIKNLKKILDSDRLEKQDIADANASLAQAYINLNHLDSAVTRISRAAEFTKKDSEKGRYYFILGQLHNNLGETREANLAFDEVIEMNRKSPRIYLVNAYVQKARNYDLSNGNEEYLLDLLTELEKDRENRPYLDKIYFQLGEYYNKLDSTALAVEYYNKSLRSPSSDVYLKSINYEILANIEFDQANYETAGKYYDSTLTYMSPELLEFRSIKKKRENLEDVIRYERIADETDSILSLSKLSEEDQIAYFKDYTDKMKTMAIKDMEKGELPVYTSAIGPPAAFPPAAVPSAGGDANSANSFYFYNPIRLSRGAQEFLRVWGSRELADNWRWGSSAVKQSSINARERIVDINLDNNPVYDPMTYVSQIPNKKTVLDSLATQRNLAYYQLGIIYNENYREYELAAERLEFLLENEPEERLILPAKYNLYKIYGAQARIAEQDRIKQDILTNYPDSRYAQFIRNPESIDKEINSPEALYGELYKEFENQRYQYVLEKANEYIAQFTGDPIIPKLELLKAQVNARLYGLEAYSEALNYVALTYPQSQEGKRAQKLLNTSIPELKNLNFILDSLQQNYKLVYLMEKSTDNSDKKLSELIKKAIKDLEYNSLSVSIDTYTPEESFVVIHGLSSESRALGFRELLQNNKDYKIDREAFVISAENYRIVQIKKNLRTYRVQN